The Litchfieldia alkalitelluris genome has a window encoding:
- a CDS encoding MFS transporter, with translation MFSLKKVFGKTKVEKDLILLLVIGGLYSLSVALSNTFVNVYLWKQSGEYFDLGIYNLSVVVMQPITFILAGKLAKKIDRVLVLRLGVSSLAIFFITVLIIGENASHYLVLLGGILGVGYGFYWLAFNVLTFEVTEPDTRDFFNGFLGILSSFGGMVGPILAGFIISSMKEFTGYTVIFGISLALFSGAVVLSFFLKRRKAEGNFKFLRIIQERKNNYNWKMITNAHFFQGLREGTFVFVITVFVFIETGSELALGKFGLINSGVSFLAYFLAARIIKKDFRKKSILLGGILVYAAIYIILFNVSYTKLIIYAVVIAIGYPFLLVPYVSLTYDVIGKGWNAAKMRIEYIVVRELFLNIGRIVSILGFLAAVSFFDETKSIPILLGIVGAGHAVIYLFIRKIKFEKDDTEGVRSKSFSKTKLVEGDGGSTA, from the coding sequence ATGTTTTCTTTAAAGAAAGTTTTTGGAAAGACAAAGGTAGAGAAGGATTTGATATTGCTCCTAGTTATTGGAGGACTTTACTCACTGAGTGTCGCATTATCTAATACTTTCGTAAATGTTTATCTTTGGAAACAGTCAGGAGAATATTTCGATTTAGGGATTTATAATTTGTCAGTAGTTGTTATGCAACCCATAACATTTATATTAGCTGGGAAATTAGCAAAGAAGATTGACAGGGTGCTTGTACTGAGGCTTGGTGTGTCATCTCTAGCTATTTTTTTCATAACCGTGCTTATAATCGGAGAAAATGCCTCGCACTATTTAGTTCTATTAGGTGGAATTCTGGGTGTTGGATACGGCTTTTATTGGCTCGCATTTAATGTACTTACCTTTGAAGTTACAGAACCAGATACTAGAGACTTCTTTAATGGGTTCCTTGGAATCCTATCATCTTTTGGAGGTATGGTCGGACCAATCCTTGCAGGGTTTATCATCTCGTCTATGAAGGAGTTCACTGGATATACTGTTATCTTTGGTATATCATTAGCATTATTTTCAGGAGCTGTCGTATTAAGTTTCTTCTTGAAAAGAAGAAAAGCAGAAGGAAATTTCAAGTTTTTGAGGATTATTCAAGAACGTAAAAACAATTATAACTGGAAGATGATAACAAATGCCCATTTTTTCCAAGGGCTTAGAGAAGGTACTTTCGTCTTTGTGATCACTGTCTTTGTTTTCATTGAAACAGGAAGTGAACTAGCCCTCGGTAAATTTGGTTTGATTAACTCTGGTGTTTCATTTTTAGCATACTTTCTCGCAGCTAGAATCATTAAGAAAGATTTTAGAAAAAAGTCAATATTACTTGGTGGGATTTTGGTCTATGCCGCAATTTACATTATCTTGTTTAATGTTAGTTATACTAAACTAATTATTTATGCAGTGGTTATAGCGATTGGTTATCCTTTCTTACTCGTGCCATATGTTTCATTAACGTATGATGTAATCGGCAAAGGTTGGAATGCAGCAAAAATGCGAATTGAATACATTGTTGTAAGGGAATTATTTTTAAATATAGGAAGAATTGTATCAATTCTCGGTTTCCTAGCAGCTGTTTCTTTCTTTGATGAAACGAAAAGCATTCCGATACTTTTAGGAATTGTAGGGGCAGGACACGCAGTGATTTATCTATTCATTCGTAAGATCAAATTTGAAAAAGATGACACAGAAGGTGTTCGGTCAAAATCATTTTCAAAAACCAAACTAGTTGAAGGCGATGGAGGATCTACCGCATAA
- a CDS encoding peptidoglycan D,D-transpeptidase FtsI family protein, translated as MKKKKKTQVPFRLNILFFLVFIMFSALILRLGVVQIVNGERYQQEVDRTENKIVSTPVPRGKIFDRNNNTIVDNEPQNAITYTRAQGVKQEEVLEVAEKLAGLIKMNPDKLTERDIKDYWLLSRPDEARAKLTEDDLELSAAEQYQLQLDRITEEELSEIADIDPKNSDGTELEIAAIFREMNKGYALTPQIVKNKDVTDKEYAIVSENLEALPGIGTTVDWNRKNTYGLTLSTILGKTTTSDEGLPREMLDHYLSRGYNRNDRVGKSYLEAEYEEVLTGQKAKIENITQGHTVVDTKVISEGQRGNDLVLSIDMELQKAVEEILEEELSIAKSKARSNFLDRAFVVMMNPKTGEVLTLAGKQYTVDDGKVEYLDYALGTINSAYAMGSSVKGATVLTGYQAGVLHNNKYYYDAPMYINTLRKASYQQMGNINELEALKRSSNVYMFRTVIDIAKGRYVPRQPLPIDISAWGTIRNYFSQFGLGVKTGIDLPGEATGVKGSDVSPGLLMDLSIGQYDTYTPLQMAQYVSTIANGGYRMQPKIVKEIRQPTLNPDEIGPIIQPFKPTVLNRIDMSEDAIERVQEGFRQVMQEPRGTAYEFFKDRDYRPAGKTGTAEGYYFDPVTQKGYNNVWNLTLVGYAPHDNPEVAFSVVVPNAYYGASNNNPISNRIGQKILDQYFKLKANKSDQADTETAE; from the coding sequence ATGAAGAAAAAGAAGAAAACACAAGTTCCATTTCGTTTAAATATACTATTTTTCCTTGTATTTATTATGTTTTCTGCACTCATTTTAAGGCTTGGTGTCGTTCAAATTGTAAATGGTGAAAGATATCAGCAGGAAGTGGATCGAACTGAAAATAAGATTGTAAGTACACCAGTCCCACGGGGGAAAATATTTGATCGTAATAATAATACGATTGTAGATAATGAACCACAAAATGCAATTACGTACACAAGAGCTCAAGGGGTAAAGCAAGAGGAAGTATTAGAAGTTGCTGAAAAGCTTGCTGGACTAATTAAAATGAATCCAGACAAACTTACTGAACGTGATATAAAAGATTATTGGTTATTATCCCGTCCTGATGAAGCAAGAGCAAAACTGACTGAAGATGACCTTGAACTTAGTGCTGCTGAGCAATATCAACTTCAACTAGATCGGATTACGGAAGAAGAACTTAGCGAGATAGCTGATATTGATCCAAAGAACTCAGATGGAACTGAGCTAGAGATTGCTGCCATTTTTCGTGAAATGAATAAGGGTTATGCACTAACACCACAAATAGTAAAAAATAAGGATGTAACTGATAAAGAATATGCAATTGTAAGTGAGAATCTTGAAGCGTTACCCGGCATAGGTACGACCGTAGACTGGAATCGTAAAAACACCTATGGTTTGACTTTAAGTACAATACTAGGAAAAACAACCACATCTGATGAAGGTTTACCAAGAGAAATGCTTGACCATTATTTATCAAGAGGCTATAACAGAAATGACCGAGTAGGTAAGAGTTATCTTGAAGCGGAATATGAAGAGGTGTTGACCGGTCAAAAAGCTAAGATTGAAAACATAACACAAGGCCATACTGTCGTTGATACGAAAGTCATTTCAGAGGGGCAGCGGGGGAATGATTTAGTCCTAAGTATTGATATGGAACTCCAAAAAGCAGTCGAGGAGATTTTAGAAGAAGAGTTATCAATTGCTAAATCGAAAGCAAGATCAAACTTTTTAGACCGTGCCTTTGTAGTAATGATGAACCCTAAAACAGGTGAGGTATTAACTCTTGCTGGAAAACAATATACAGTAGATGATGGGAAGGTAGAATACCTTGATTATGCATTAGGTACGATTAACTCAGCCTATGCAATGGGGTCCTCAGTCAAAGGGGCGACCGTATTAACAGGTTATCAAGCTGGCGTACTTCATAATAATAAATACTATTATGATGCGCCAATGTATATAAATACGTTACGTAAAGCTTCCTATCAGCAAATGGGTAATATAAATGAATTAGAAGCATTAAAAAGATCCTCAAACGTCTATATGTTTAGGACAGTAATAGATATTGCCAAAGGTCGATATGTACCAAGGCAGCCACTGCCAATCGATATAAGTGCATGGGGAACAATAAGAAATTATTTCAGTCAATTTGGACTGGGAGTAAAAACAGGAATTGATCTTCCAGGAGAAGCTACAGGAGTTAAGGGCTCTGATGTATCACCTGGTTTACTAATGGACTTATCAATTGGTCAGTATGATACGTATACACCTTTACAAATGGCGCAATACGTTTCAACTATTGCTAATGGTGGATATCGTATGCAGCCAAAAATTGTAAAAGAAATTCGTCAACCTACCTTAAACCCAGATGAAATTGGACCAATTATACAACCATTCAAACCGACCGTATTAAATCGGATTGATATGAGCGAAGATGCCATTGAACGAGTTCAAGAAGGCTTCAGACAAGTAATGCAAGAACCACGCGGAACGGCTTACGAATTCTTTAAAGACAGAGATTATAGACCAGCTGGTAAAACAGGTACTGCCGAAGGCTATTATTTTGATCCTGTTACTCAAAAAGGATATAACAATGTATGGAATTTAACGCTTGTAGGATATGCACCACATGACAACCCAGAAGTAGCATTCTCTGTGGTAGTGCCGAATGCATATTATGGAGCATCAAATAATAATCCAATATCAAATAGAATAGGTCAGAAGATTTTAGACCAATACTTTAAACTAAAGGCAAATAAAAGTGACCAAGCAGACACTGAAACTGCAGAGTAA
- a CDS encoding PstS family phosphate ABC transporter substrate-binding protein, which yields MKNVKGLLLLLVMAMMVVFAAACGTSEETTNTNESTGSETTGSSNNEDSEERVELEGSVVVDGSGTVFPLMAKLAENYMTNEQEGVSVEVSRAGTSAGFKKFLVEEGGTDFNDASRQIKDEEKALAEELGLTVKELKVALDGLTIVINKENTWATELTQQEVIDIFLASAGKKKWSDVRADFPAEEIKTYGPNENHGTYEFFFENIVDEQDLVEGINLQQEYSTLVDMVSKDKNAIAFFGFGYYESNSDKLTAVKVDFGKGPIAPSLDTIKEDGDYAPFTRPVFTYLNEANAKAKPEVLDFAIYAMKNAATVAAETGFAPLTDAELQESISYLEGLK from the coding sequence ATGAAGAATGTTAAAGGCCTATTATTACTTTTAGTCATGGCAATGATGGTGGTTTTTGCAGCTGCTTGTGGAACGAGTGAGGAAACAACAAATACTAATGAATCAACAGGGTCTGAAACAACTGGTTCATCAAATAATGAAGACTCAGAAGAAAGAGTAGAATTAGAAGGAAGTGTAGTTGTTGATGGATCAGGTACAGTATTCCCATTAATGGCTAAATTAGCTGAAAATTATATGACGAATGAGCAAGAAGGAGTTTCTGTAGAGGTAAGTCGTGCTGGAACTAGTGCTGGTTTCAAAAAGTTTTTAGTTGAAGAAGGCGGTACAGACTTCAATGATGCATCTCGTCAAATTAAAGATGAAGAAAAAGCTTTAGCAGAAGAGCTTGGCTTAACAGTAAAAGAATTAAAGGTAGCATTAGACGGTCTAACAATCGTTATAAATAAAGAAAATACTTGGGCAACAGAATTAACACAACAAGAAGTAATTGATATTTTCCTAGCAAGTGCTGGTAAGAAAAAATGGTCAGACGTTCGCGCTGATTTCCCAGCTGAAGAAATTAAAACATACGGTCCTAACGAAAACCACGGAACATATGAGTTCTTCTTCGAAAATATTGTTGATGAGCAAGATCTAGTAGAAGGAATCAACCTTCAACAAGAGTACTCAACATTAGTTGATATGGTATCAAAAGATAAAAACGCGATTGCATTCTTTGGATTTGGTTACTATGAAAGCAACAGTGATAAACTAACTGCAGTAAAAGTTGATTTTGGTAAAGGTCCGATTGCTCCATCATTAGATACGATTAAAGAAGATGGTGACTACGCTCCATTTACTCGTCCAGTATTCACGTATCTAAATGAAGCAAACGCAAAAGCTAAGCCAGAAGTTTTGGACTTCGCAATCTATGCAATGAAGAATGCAGCGACTGTTGCAGCTGAAACTGGATTTGCACCATTAACAGATGCTGAATTACAAGAGTCAATCTCATATTTAGAGGGTTTAAAATAA
- a CDS encoding PstS family phosphate ABC transporter substrate-binding protein, with amino-acid sequence MKKTKNLLLLLVTSALVAFTTACGGGDEATGSELEGSVVVDGSGTVFPLMAKLAEDYMVNEQENVSVEVGRSGTSAGFKKFLVEGGTDFNNASRHMKDEEKATAEELGLSVKELKVALDGITMVINKENTWATELTQQEIIDIFLATGGKKNWSDVRPEFPNQPITTYGPNENHGTYEFFFETIMEEKELIDTINLQQDYSTLVDLVSKDVNAIGFFGYGYYANNQDKLTAINIDFGNGPVEPTLETIKENGAYAPFTRPVYTYLNEDNAKANPQVLDFAIYVMNNADQAAEETGFAPLTEAELTEQAEYLEGLK; translated from the coding sequence ATGAAAAAGACAAAAAACCTGTTATTACTTCTAGTTACATCTGCATTAGTCGCATTTACTACAGCATGTGGTGGAGGGGATGAAGCGACAGGTTCTGAATTAGAAGGAAGTGTAGTTGTTGATGGATCAGGTACAGTATTTCCGTTAATGGCAAAGCTTGCTGAAGATTACATGGTAAACGAACAAGAAAATGTTTCTGTCGAAGTTGGACGCTCTGGAACAAGTGCTGGATTCAAAAAGTTCCTAGTTGAAGGCGGAACAGATTTTAATAATGCATCTCGTCACATGAAAGACGAAGAAAAAGCAACAGCTGAAGAGTTAGGATTATCGGTAAAAGAACTTAAAGTAGCTTTAGATGGTATAACAATGGTTATCAACAAAGAAAATACTTGGGCAACAGAATTAACACAACAGGAAATCATTGACATTTTCCTAGCGACAGGTGGAAAGAAAAACTGGTCAGACGTACGTCCGGAATTTCCAAACCAACCAATTACGACATATGGTCCTAACGAAAACCATGGAACATATGAGTTTTTCTTCGAGACAATTATGGAAGAAAAAGAATTAATCGATACGATTAATTTGCAACAAGACTATTCGACACTAGTTGACCTTGTGTCAAAAGATGTTAACGCAATTGGCTTCTTTGGATATGGTTACTATGCAAATAACCAAGATAAATTAACTGCAATCAACATTGACTTTGGAAACGGCCCAGTTGAGCCTACTCTTGAAACAATAAAAGAAAATGGCGCATATGCACCATTCACTCGCCCTGTGTACACATATTTAAATGAAGACAATGCAAAAGCAAATCCTCAAGTATTAGATTTTGCAATCTATGTAATGAACAATGCTGATCAAGCTGCTGAGGAAACAGGTTTTGCACCGTTAACAGAGGCTGAGTTAACTGAGCAAGCAGAATATCTAGAAGGCTTAAAATAA
- the pstC gene encoding phosphate ABC transporter permease subunit PstC, translating into MEKTVNVREIIKKNKSTMNLSRISEKVMPKVLLGIAVISILTTIGIIFTLLAETIEFFKAVPFIEFFTGTVLKPLGDNAQFGVLPLLTGTVISSVIAMLVAIPIGLMTAIFLSEYASEKLRRFLKPILEILAGIPTIVYGFFAFTFVTPLLQKIVPGLESTNILSPGIVMGIMIIPMVASLSEDAMSSVPNAMREGALGLGSTKLEVTWKVVIPAAMSGIVASFVLGISRAIGETMIVTIASGSSKNFTFDVTQSMQTMTAYIVEVTGGEAPAGSTLYYSLYAVAMTLFVFTLIMNLIAQYISRKYREEY; encoded by the coding sequence ATGGAAAAAACCGTTAATGTAAGAGAAATTATAAAAAAGAATAAAAGCACTATGAACTTGTCTCGAATCTCAGAAAAAGTAATGCCTAAGGTTTTACTTGGGATTGCAGTTATATCAATTCTTACAACGATCGGAATCATTTTTACATTATTAGCCGAAACAATTGAATTCTTTAAGGCTGTCCCATTTATTGAATTTTTTACTGGAACGGTGTTAAAACCTTTAGGTGACAATGCTCAATTCGGTGTATTACCTCTATTAACTGGTACAGTCATTTCTTCTGTAATTGCCATGCTTGTTGCTATTCCAATCGGTTTAATGACAGCTATCTTCTTAAGTGAATATGCTTCAGAAAAATTAAGACGATTTTTAAAGCCTATTTTAGAAATTTTAGCAGGAATACCGACAATTGTTTATGGATTCTTTGCGTTTACATTTGTTACACCTTTACTACAAAAAATTGTGCCAGGTCTTGAATCGACAAATATTCTGAGTCCGGGGATTGTTATGGGGATTATGATCATTCCTATGGTTGCGTCACTTTCAGAAGACGCAATGAGCTCTGTACCAAACGCAATGAGAGAGGGCGCATTAGGTCTTGGTTCAACAAAGCTCGAGGTAACATGGAAGGTTGTTATTCCTGCAGCAATGTCAGGAATTGTTGCTTCATTTGTCTTAGGTATTTCTCGTGCAATCGGTGAAACAATGATTGTTACAATTGCAAGTGGTAGCTCAAAGAACTTTACATTTGATGTAACACAATCCATGCAAACGATGACTGCCTATATTGTTGAAGTAACAGGTGGAGAAGCACCTGCTGGATCGACTCTTTACTATAGCTTATACGCAGTGGCGATGACATTATTTGTATTTACATTAATTATGAATTTGATCGCTCAGTATATCTCTCGTAAATACAGGGAGGAATATTAA
- the pstA gene encoding phosphate ABC transporter permease PstA: MKYIDSAQVQKKMGVRLSTNQFAKSLFFLATIFGLIVLVVLIYRVFAQSLGWIDLDFIMNKLSTNPERAGIMGAIMGTLWLMVVVAPVTMILGIGTAIYLEEYAKKGRLSSFIQTNIANLAGVPSIVFGILGLTVFVRGADLGNIVLAGGLTMSLLVLPVVVVASQEAIRSVPGYLREASYGMGATKWQTIKKVVLPASIPGIMTGVILALSRAIGETAPLVVIGIPALLIPLPDNIFDKFTVLPMQIYYWTIDSALVAEYANLAAATIVILLFVLFVMNSIAIIIRNKFQRRF; the protein is encoded by the coding sequence ATGAAATATATTGATTCAGCCCAAGTGCAAAAGAAAATGGGTGTAAGATTATCAACAAACCAGTTTGCAAAATCTTTGTTTTTTCTAGCAACTATATTTGGTCTTATCGTACTTGTTGTATTGATTTATCGAGTATTTGCTCAAAGTTTAGGTTGGATTGATTTAGACTTTATCATGAACAAGTTATCAACAAACCCAGAACGTGCAGGTATTATGGGTGCGATCATGGGAACTTTATGGTTAATGGTCGTAGTAGCACCCGTTACAATGATTCTTGGAATCGGAACAGCAATTTATCTAGAAGAATATGCAAAAAAGGGGCGTCTATCAAGCTTTATTCAAACGAATATTGCAAACTTAGCTGGTGTACCTTCTATTGTATTTGGAATCTTAGGTTTAACGGTTTTTGTTAGAGGAGCGGATTTAGGTAATATCGTATTAGCTGGTGGTTTAACAATGTCACTGCTTGTTTTACCAGTAGTAGTTGTAGCTAGCCAAGAAGCAATTCGATCAGTTCCAGGTTATCTAAGAGAAGCGTCATATGGTATGGGTGCAACGAAATGGCAAACCATCAAAAAGGTTGTTTTACCTGCATCCATTCCGGGAATTATGACAGGAGTTATTCTAGCACTTTCTCGTGCAATTGGGGAAACTGCTCCACTAGTTGTTATTGGAATTCCGGCATTGTTAATTCCATTACCTGATAATATTTTTGATAAATTCACGGTTCTTCCAATGCAGATTTATTATTGGACGATTGATTCCGCATTAGTTGCTGAGTATGCTAACTTAGCGGCTGCGACTATTGTGATATTATTATTTGTTCTTTTTGTTATGAACTCGATTGCAATCATCATTAGAAATAAGTTTCAAAGAAGATTTTAG
- the pstB gene encoding phosphate ABC transporter ATP-binding protein PstB, translating into MDNKNSVKVSINKNHKESTQQKKNIVYDTKDLNLWYGEDLALKGINLPIYENEVTAIIGPSGCGKSTYIKTLNRMVELIPIVKISGQILYRGKNIFDKSYQVEDLRTSVGMVFQKPNPFPKSIYDNIAYGPRIHGIRDKKILDEIVERSLRGAAIWDEVKDRLKENAYGLSGGQQQRLCIARCLAIEPDVILMDEPTSALDPISTLKVEELIQELKKDYSIIIVTHNMQQAARISDRTAFFLSGEVIEYADTNKMFSNPKDKRTEDYITGRFG; encoded by the coding sequence ATGGATAATAAAAATAGTGTGAAGGTTTCAATTAATAAGAATCATAAGGAATCTACACAACAAAAGAAAAACATCGTTTATGATACAAAGGATTTGAATCTGTGGTATGGTGAGGATCTTGCTTTAAAGGGAATAAATCTTCCTATTTATGAGAATGAAGTAACAGCTATAATCGGTCCATCAGGTTGCGGTAAATCAACATATATTAAGACACTTAATCGTATGGTTGAATTAATTCCAATTGTTAAAATTTCAGGGCAAATCTTATATCGTGGGAAAAACATTTTTGATAAATCTTATCAAGTAGAAGATCTTCGTACAAGTGTAGGGATGGTATTCCAAAAGCCAAATCCATTTCCGAAATCAATTTATGATAATATTGCTTATGGACCAAGAATTCATGGTATCCGTGACAAAAAGATTCTTGATGAAATCGTTGAGAGAAGTTTACGTGGAGCAGCTATTTGGGACGAAGTTAAAGATCGTTTAAAAGAAAATGCGTACGGATTATCTGGCGGACAGCAACAACGTTTATGTATTGCAAGATGCTTAGCGATCGAACCAGACGTTATTTTAATGGATGAGCCAACATCAGCACTTGATCCAATTTCAACACTTAAAGTTGAAGAACTAATTCAAGAACTAAAGAAAGACTATAGTATCATTATAGTTACTCATAATATGCAACAAGCAGCCAGGATCTCTGACCGCACTGCCTTTTTCTTAAGTGGTGAAGTAATTGAATACGCTGATACAAACAAAATGTTCTCAAATCCAAAAGATAAGCGTACAGAAGATTACATCACTGGAAGGTTCGGATAA
- the phoU gene encoding phosphate signaling complex protein PhoU codes for MSIRVSFDNELQKLKSDLMEMVLLSKEAIVASVQALKDQDETKAREIIANDQKINDYDEKINHTIIQLIAQQQPVASDLRKIIAALKISGDVERIGDLAVNIAKSILHIGNGPLVKPIVEIPKMAEMALDMLTNVIEAYNNEDVNLAKETALKDDQIDQLYGKLIKELLELMTVNPASLGQITQLAFICRNIERLGDHSTNIAENIIFMVKGKKYDLNA; via the coding sequence ATGTCAATAAGAGTAAGTTTTGATAATGAGCTTCAGAAACTAAAAAGTGATTTAATGGAAATGGTGCTACTCTCAAAAGAAGCGATTGTTGCATCGGTGCAAGCTTTAAAAGATCAAGATGAAACAAAAGCACGTGAAATCATTGCAAACGATCAGAAAATTAATGACTATGATGAAAAAATCAATCATACAATTATCCAGTTGATTGCCCAACAACAGCCTGTCGCATCTGATTTAAGAAAGATTATTGCAGCACTTAAAATCTCAGGTGATGTAGAACGTATTGGAGACTTAGCTGTAAATATTGCTAAATCAATTCTTCATATTGGAAATGGTCCTTTAGTTAAACCGATTGTAGAAATTCCAAAAATGGCTGAAATGGCTTTAGATATGCTAACTAATGTGATTGAAGCCTATAATAATGAAGATGTAAACTTGGCAAAGGAAACAGCGTTAAAAGATGATCAAATTGACCAATTGTATGGAAAACTAATTAAAGAACTGCTTGAGTTAATGACGGTAAACCCTGCATCATTAGGACAAATCACTCAATTAGCATTCATATGCCGTAATATTGAACGTTTAGGCGATCATTCGACGAATATTGCAGAAAATATTATCTTCATGGTAAAAGGGAAGAAATACGATTTAAATGCATAG
- a CDS encoding MltG/YceG/YrrL family protein, whose translation MSKLGLRAFSAGIILATSIMGIMYYNEPKTVNTATVTDSDIEAYLSDQNHLVLIEKEEYDELLEIQSTHQETEKQEQTKAEVKIEEKIITKYILEITPGMNSLEISEVLEDVGVIKNAKELNTYILDNDLAKNIQIGSFTVTSEMTHKEIGDIITR comes from the coding sequence ATGAGTAAGTTAGGATTAAGAGCATTTTCTGCGGGAATAATACTTGCCACATCCATCATGGGAATTATGTATTATAATGAGCCAAAAACTGTCAACACGGCTACTGTTACTGACAGTGATATAGAAGCATACCTGAGTGACCAAAATCACTTAGTCCTGATTGAGAAAGAGGAATATGATGAGTTACTTGAAATTCAATCTACTCATCAAGAAACTGAAAAACAGGAACAGACAAAGGCTGAAGTGAAAATTGAAGAAAAAATTATAACAAAGTATATTTTAGAAATAACACCAGGGATGAATAGCCTCGAAATATCCGAAGTACTTGAAGATGTTGGAGTCATTAAAAACGCTAAAGAATTAAACACATATATTTTGGATAATGATCTCGCTAAAAACATTCAAATTGGTTCGTTTACAGTTACTAGTGAAATGACTCATAAAGAGATTGGCGATATCATAACTAGGTAA
- a CDS encoding DUF4912 domain-containing protein, producing MIGEQITSNQSSSITNNDNQRLIDKINSMSKGMNVHSKLVHHEKLALMVKDDSTLYAYWDLPEVKKQIVEKHYGGKWADFTQAIKIYDITDVSFNSINEHQSLTIKIGDNKTYLFINNITPSRTYVAEIGVIFDDEPFFSLLRSNSVKSPFIQRNYNSEKQTSNNKAKWMINEQKDIAWKDSYSTYTCYES from the coding sequence TTGATAGGTGAACAAATAACGTCTAACCAGAGTAGTAGTATAACTAATAATGATAATCAAAGATTAATAGATAAAATTAACTCGATGTCTAAAGGGATGAATGTACATAGTAAATTGGTACATCATGAAAAATTAGCCCTAATGGTGAAGGATGATTCGACTTTATATGCATATTGGGACCTACCTGAAGTGAAAAAGCAGATCGTCGAGAAGCATTATGGCGGCAAGTGGGCAGATTTCACTCAAGCGATAAAAATCTATGATATTACAGATGTCTCATTTAATTCGATTAATGAGCACCAATCATTAACAATAAAAATCGGTGATAACAAAACATATCTTTTCATAAATAACATTACACCAAGTAGAACTTACGTTGCTGAAATCGGTGTCATATTTGATGATGAGCCATTTTTCTCATTGCTTCGGTCAAACAGTGTAAAATCTCCTTTTATACAACGCAATTACAATAGTGAAAAACAAACAAGCAATAACAAAGCTAAGTGGATGATAAATGAACAAAAAGATATAGCTTGGAAGGATTCATATAGTACGTATACGTGTTATGAGAGTTAA